DNA sequence from the Chlorocebus sabaeus isolate Y175 chromosome 25, mChlSab1.0.hap1, whole genome shotgun sequence genome:
GAGGCGCTGCGTTCCCTAGCGCTGCGGGAACCCAGAGGCCTTTCTGATGAAGGTGGCCCCTGGCTGCACAAAGAGGAGCTATTTTTCCCCATGAGGCACTTTAATCTGTTTAAAAGAAACTGGATTGTCTTCCACATGGCTGCAAGTGTTCTTCTTTGGGagatcagtatttttttttccttttttttttttttttgagatagatcccctcagcctccctagtagccgggattacaggcatgcacccccacgcccggctaatttttttttttttttttttttttaagagactacgtttcaccatattgcccaggctgttcttgaactcctgagctcaagtgatgcaTCCACTTCAGcatctcaaagcactgggattttaggcatgatcAGTACTTTTTCATAAGCAGAACCATTGTGGTCAgactgcccccaccccactcccccaccAGCAGCTGGCTCAGAGTAGGTGCTGGGGCTCTTTGGGGGCTGCAGCCATCTGAAAGCTCCACTGAAGCCAAGTGATCTCAGTTGCCCCACTCGTGCTGCCCTAGTCCTCATGCCTCACGTGCTGTCGGTGGTGCCCTTGCGCCCTCCTCACAGGGACTTCCCGGTGGAGGACGTTTTCACCCTGCCTGTGTATTTCTCATCCGACTGGCTGAATGAGTTCTGGGATGCACTGGATGTGGATGACTACCGCTTTGTCTACGCAGGGCCTGCAGGCAGCTGGTGAGGCCACGGATGTGGAACCCAAAGGGACCCGGTAACGGAGCGGACCGGGAGGCTCAGGGTGGCAGGAGGGGTCTGCTTGGCACAGGCTTCACAGTGGGTGCCATTCCTCGAGACCAAGGGGCCACCCCTCCTTCAGTTGGACCAGGCCTCTGAGGTGCCAAACAAGGCCCATACCAGCCCCTATAGGCACGAACCAGGCGCTCTTGCTGCTGCAGGTCCCCTTTCCATGCTGACATCTTCCGCTCCTTCAGCTGGTCTGTCAATGTCTGTGGGAGGAAGAAGTGGCTCCTCTTCCCCCCAGGGCAGGAAGAGGCCCTGCGGGACCGCCATGGCAACCTGCCCTATGACGTGACCTCCCCGGCACTCTGCGATACGCACCTGCACCCGCGGAGCCAGCTTGCGGGCCCACCCTTGGAGATCACGCAGGAGGCGGGCGAGATGGTGTTTGTGCCCAGTGGCTGGCACCACCAGGTGCACAACCTGGTAATGTGCTGCTCTCCTGCCCCCTATCAGGGGCTTTCCTGCAGGAAGACGGCAGCACCACCTACCCACTCTCCCAGCCAGAGTGGGGCCGGAATGGGGTGGCTCATGGGTGAGGGTGACCCCTTCACAAGGTGGTATCACTGAGGCCTAACCTCTGTTTCACCCCCTGCCGGTCCCTGGGTCTACTTGCTCTGGGTTCACTGGCTGAGGTGGTCCGAGCCCACCACCCACTTCCCTGCTGAGCAAGCCCTGCTGGGAGACAGGAAGGCCTTCTTGGCTGCAGAGGGCTGGACCCCACAGTGGGTTCCTGGTACAGGAGATGTGGGCTGGTTGGGGGCACCTGCCATGGGCTCAGGCCTGCCTGTACTGTGCCCCTTCCAGGACGACACCATCTCCATCAACCACAACTGGGTCAATGGCTtcaacctggctaacatgtgGCGCTTCCTGCAGCAGGAGCTATGTGCCGTGCAGGAAGAGGTCAGCGAGTGGAGGGACTCCATGCCCGACTGGCACCACCACTGCCAGGTGGAGCAGCTGCGTGTGGAGGCTATCAGTGCCAGGTCCCTGGGAGGCCTGCAGGCTCAGGGCGGGTGTGGCTGTCAGGCCGAGCTGTGGGTAGGTGCCGGCTGTGACTGTGGGACAGCCTGGGCTGAGCCCTGGGGGAGGCTTTCAGGCTGCATGGCTCAGATTCCCTTGGTCACTGACCAGCTTCTCAGTGCCTCTGTCTTATTGGTCCCCTCTTCGTCCTTGGGGACTGGGCGCATGTCAGATCCTTTGCAACTTGGACTGTGTCCATGGTGTCAGCTCACTGGCCTCTTCCCTCTGCCCAGGTCATCATGAGGTCCTGCTCGGGCATCAACTTTGAAGAGTTTTACCACTTCCTCAAGGTCATCGCTGAGAAGAGGCTCCTGGTCCTGAGGGAGGCGGCCGCTGAGGACGGTGCTGGGTTGGGCTTCGAACAGGCAGCCTTTGATGCTGGGCGCATCACAGAGGTGCTGGCCTCCTTGGTTGCACACCCCAACTTCCAGAGAGTGGACACCAGCGCGTTCTCACTGCGGCCCAAAGAGCTGCTGCAGCAGCTGAGGGAGGCTGTTGATGCCGCTGTGGCCCCATAGCACCTGTCTTGAGGACAGAAGGACGGGTGGATGAGAAGTAGCCTCCTGCTCCAGGGCCCTTCCAGAAATAAAGACTGCCCTCCCTGTGACCTGGGGCCCATCCCTGTCGAGGCTCGTGGCCTGCCTGTCCATGGCCACTGCCTGGGTGCCTGTTTTCAGGTGAGGCCCAATGAGGTCAGGGACCCAAGAATGGATGTGGCCCTTCTGACCTGCAGCAGGCCTGCTGGGAGCTTGGAGATGGCGCCATGACCTGGCTCTTTTGGGGGTCCTGCCTCCTTAGGCCAGGATGCCTGAGCTGACAGGAGTCTGTGTCTGATGTGCCTTCTCTGGAGGCTCCTCTCAGCCCGGTCCCCTCGTCTCAGGCCATTGGGCCACCCCTGGCTCTGCCCTGTGGGCTCAGGAAGAGGTTGGAGCAGCACTGGGCAAGCTCACCAGGGCCTCCAGGCAGAACTGGGTTGGCCTCTATCACCTCCAGGTGATGGGCTATGGAGCCAGTGGCCAGGGCCTTCCTCTGGGTACCCAGaggggagggctgggctgggctctgcCACCTCCCTGCCTTTGCAGTAGCCTTCGCAGGGCCTGTGGGCACCTGGAGAGGCCACGGGTGTGGGGGTGGAATCCCATCTGCTGCTGAATCCTCACTTGGGCCTGAGGGGCTGTGCCTGCTGTGCACTCACAGCTGGGTCTTCGCAAGGATGCTGTTCTCTGGAGTGGTGGGTCTCCAGCCCCTCTTCACACTGGGCATGATGGAGGCGTGGGCGGACTCGTCCAGGCCGATCAAGGCACAGCAGTGAGCAGTGGAGGCCTGTTGTGGGGAATGGACTCTCGTGGGATCCTCCTGCAGAGGATGCCCCAGGCCTGAACTCCCTAGTGGATCCACAGTTTGTGGAGACTGGCACTCTGCCAGCCCTGTCCTTGACCCAGAGTGCAGTACTTTTTCAGTTGGCCCCTGGTTGGCTGCCCCACCCCAGGAGGGGAGGAAGCATCTGAATCCGTAGGGATGGCATGCCACGGCTGTGTGCATTGCCTGCCCATGGCATCCACTGGGGCCGCTGGCACTTGTATAGGATGGAAGCCCCTAAGAAGGGCCGGGGTTTCTGTCTGTTCTGTTCAATGAATCATGTGAAGTGCCTGCAAAAGCAGCTTTAGGTGCTTCATATGTGTCTGTCCAATGAATGAGCTCCAGCCACCAATTTTCCAGGGACCTGTATGCTGGGCCCCCCTGCTAGCTCCCAGGGACCCCTGGTCTGAACGGAAATGCCCTGAGACATCATCCGGCCTCCTACCGATGGAGCTGGCACTGCCCAAACCATGGGCAGCAAAGGTGCTttgtgggggtggaggggcaggTAGCAAATATGCGTGACTGCAGACTTGCCAGGACCAGGCCCAGGCTGAGTGTGGGCGTAGCACACCCTTTTAGCCCTTCCAGTAGCCTCTGAGCTTGGGCCTCTTGCCACCTACCACACAGGCTGAGGCCAAGGGTTGGGGTATGTGCCCTGGGCACTGCCAGGAGGCAGCTGAGGTGCCTCTGCCTGAGCTGGGGCTCCCCTTTGAGCAGCAGGTCCAGCACCTGCAGGGGAGGGGCACCACCAGGTGGTGGGCACCAGGTGTCCTTCAGCTTCTCTCATGATGAGGGCAGCACTGAGGACCCCAGGGCAGCCAGGGCCCAATGCAAGCTGGCAGCTCAAGGTAGCACAGGTCACAGCCCATTACCATCCAGGCTGTGTGCGTGGTCCTGCGCTCCTGAACTGTGTGTGAAGACCCTCGTGTTTCCGCAGTCAGGAGGCAGTGCACAGACACTCCCGAGAGCCATGCTAGCCTCAGTCACTTTCTTAAAGCAAGCATTGAGAatctcaggctggagtggttACAGATGCAGCAAAGCAGCAAATGCCAGAAGCTCTGTGGGGGAGATAGAGCCCTCCACAGGGCAACGGCTGAACTGCAGCTGGCATCGATGACTCCATACTCAAAGACCATGACTCCTTTTGCCTGCCTCACTCCAGgttggcaaaacaaaacaaaacaaaaatgctgacAACAGGGCCAGG
Encoded proteins:
- the JMJD4 gene encoding 2-oxoglutarate and iron-dependent oxygenase JMJD4 isoform X4, with translation MRVGPKPQGLIGRKRGALSLLVSRLVLTVSAPAEVRGRVLRPVPSWMDRETLSLADRHFRGLGGGVPGVGQAPGRVAFISEPGAFSYADFVRGFLLPNLPCVFSSAFTQGWGSRRRWVTPAGRPDFDYLLRTYGDVVVPVANCGVQEYNSNPKEHMPLRDYITYWKEYIEGGYSSPRGCLYLKDWHLCRDFPVEDVFTLPVYFSSDWLNEFWDALDVDDYRFVYAGPAGSWSPFHADIFRSFSWSVNVCGRKKWLLFPPGQEEALRDRHGNLPYDVTSPALCDTHLHPRSQLAGPPLEITQEAGEMVFVPSGWHHQVHNLDDTISINHNWVNGFNLANMWRFLQQELCAVQEEVIMRSCSGINFEEFYHFLKVIAEKRLLVLREAAAEDGAGLGFEQAAFDAGRITEVLASLVAHPNFQRVDTSAFSLRPKELLQQLREAVDAAVAP
- the JMJD4 gene encoding 2-oxoglutarate and iron-dependent oxygenase JMJD4 isoform X2 encodes the protein MRVGPKPQGLIGRKRGALSLLVSRLVLTVSAPAEVRGRVLRPVPSWMDRETLSLADRHFRGLGGGVPGVGQAPGRVAFISEPGAFSYADFVRGFLLPNLPCVFSSAFTQGWGSRRRWVTPAGRPDFDYLLRTYGDVVVPVANCGVQEYNSNPKEHMPLRDYITYWKEYIEGGYSSPRGCLYLKDWHLCRDFPVEDVFTLPVYFSSDWLNEFWDALDVDDYRFVYAGPAGSCWSVNVCGRKKWLLFPPGQEEALRDRHGNLPYDVTSPALCDTHLHPRSQLAGPPLEITQEAGEMVFVPSGWHHQVHNLDDTISINHNWVNGFNLANMWRFLQQELCAVQEEVSEWRDSMPDWHHHCQVEQLRVEAISARSLGGLQAQGGCGCQAELWVIMRSCSGINFEEFYHFLKVIAEKRLLVLREAAAEDGAGLGFEQAAFDAGRITEVLASLVAHPNFQRVDTSAFSLRPKELLQQLREAVDAAVAP
- the JMJD4 gene encoding 2-oxoglutarate and iron-dependent oxygenase JMJD4 isoform X1 yields the protein MRVGPKPQGLIGRKRGALSLLVSRLVLTVSAPAEVRGRVLRPVPSWMDRETLSLADRHFRGLGGGVPGVGQAPGRVAFISEPGAFSYADFVRGFLLPNLPCVFSSAFTQGWGSRRRWVTPAGRPDFDYLLRTYGDVVVPVANCGVQEYNSNPKEHMPLRDYITYWKEYIEGGYSSPRGCLYLKDWHLCRDFPVEDVFTLPVYFSSDWLNEFWDALDVDDYRFVYAGPAGSWSPFHADIFRSFSWSVNVCGRKKWLLFPPGQEEALRDRHGNLPYDVTSPALCDTHLHPRSQLAGPPLEITQEAGEMVFVPSGWHHQVHNLDDTISINHNWVNGFNLANMWRFLQQELCAVQEEVSEWRDSMPDWHHHCQVEQLRVEAISARSLGGLQAQGGCGCQAELWVIMRSCSGINFEEFYHFLKVIAEKRLLVLREAAAEDGAGLGFEQAAFDAGRITEVLASLVAHPNFQRVDTSAFSLRPKELLQQLREAVDAAVAP
- the JMJD4 gene encoding 2-oxoglutarate and iron-dependent oxygenase JMJD4 isoform X5; the protein is MRVGPKPQGLIGRKRGALSLLVSRLVLTVSAPAEVRGRVLRPVPSWMDRETLSLADRHFRGLGGGVPGVGQAPGRVAFISEPGAFSYADFVRGFLLPNLPCVFSSAFTQGWGSRRRWVTPAGRPDFDYLLRTYGDVVVPVANCGVQEYNSNPKEHMPLRDYITYWKEYIEGGYSSPRGCLYLKDWHLCRDFPVEDVFTLPVYFSSDWLNEFWDALDVDDYRFVYAGPAGSWSPFHADIFRSFSWSVNVCGRKKWLLFPPGQEEALRDRHGNLPYDVTSPALCDTHLHPRSQLAGPPLEITQEAGEMVFVPSGWHHQVHNLDDTISINHNWVNGFNLANMWRFLQQELCAVQEEVSEWRDSMPDWHHHCQVEQLRVEAISARSS
- the JMJD4 gene encoding 2-oxoglutarate and iron-dependent oxygenase JMJD4 isoform X3, translated to MRVGPKPQGLIGRKRGALSLLVSRLVLTVSAPAEVRGRVLRPVPSWMDRETLSLADRHFRGLGGGVPGVGQAPGRVAFISEPGAFSYADFVRGFLLPNLPCVFSSAFTQGWGSRRRWVTPAGRPDFDYLLRTYGDVVVPVANCGVQEYNSNPKEHMPLRDYITYWKEYIEGGYSSPRGCLYLKDWHLCRDFPVEDVFTLPVYFSSDWLNEFWDALDVDDYRFVYAGPAGSWSPFHADIFRSFSWSVNVCGRKKWLLFPPGQEEALRDRHGNLPYDVTSPALCDTHLHPRSQLAGPPLEITQEAGEMVFVPSGWHHQVHNLDDTISINHNWVNGFNLANMWRFLQQELCAVQEEVSEWRDSMPDWHHHCQVIMRSCSGINFEEFYHFLKVIAEKRLLVLREAAAEDGAGLGFEQAAFDAGRITEVLASLVAHPNFQRVDTSAFSLRPKELLQQLREAVDAAVAP